In Acidobacteriota bacterium, the DNA window CGCTGCGTGCCGACGACGGGTGGTTGAGCGTCGCGGGCTTGTACTGGCTGAAGGAGGGCATCAACACCGCCGGCAGCGCCGCATCGAACGACATCGTGCTGCCCGGCGCCGCGCCGCCGCGGCTCGGCCGCTTCGAGTTGAAGCGGCAGACGGTGACGTTCACGGCCGCGCCGGGCGTGGCCGCGGCCGAGCACGAGGGCCTCGTGCGCTTCGGCCCGCTGACGATGTTCCCCATCAAGCGCGGCGACCGGCATGCCATCAGGCTTCGGGACACGGAGAACGCGCGTCGCCGGGAGTTCAGAGGCCTGCGCTGGTATCCGGTCAAGCCGGAGTACCGGGTCAGGGGCCGGTTCATCCCGCACGACGAACGGCGCGTCGAGATCGCGAACGTGCTGGGGGGCACGTTCGAGATGATCAACCCGGGCCGGATCGAGCTGACAATCGACGGCCATACCGTGCGCCTCGAGGCCCTGTACGAGACCGACGAGAAAGAGGAGTTCTTCCTGATCTTCCGCGACCGTACGAGCGAAACCGAGACCTACCATGCCGG includes these proteins:
- a CDS encoding DUF1684 domain-containing protein; this translates as MNTLLIVMALAIQPAVDGYVAEIQKWRAGREAALRADDGWLSVAGLYWLKEGINTAGSAASNDIVLPGAAPPRLGRFELKRQTVTFTAAPGVAAAEHEGLVRFGPLTMFPIKRGDRHAIRLRDTENARRREFRGLRWYPVKPEYRVRGRFIPHDERRVEIANVLGGTFEMINPGRIELTIDGHTVRLEALYETDEKEEFFLIFRDRTSETETYHAGRYLYADLPKTGSGAVVVDFNRAYSPPCAFTDYATCPLPPPQNQLPFRIPAGEKRP